The DNA region GTTTGTGGTGTCTCTTAATTAGCATCTAACCACTGGACAGTGgcatttttctcttacttttcatgtgaaaaccacaaaacaacatTAAAACACAATTAATTTCCCAATTGACTAAAACCACATATACATTTTGCATATTTCACAAACTTCTCAACAAGCTAAattattaatgaattttattataattaaaactgGACTTATAAATTCTAAGACTAAATTCAATAATACTGTTTAGTTCTTTGTAaacttgttaaaagaaaaaattaccagTATTAGGTAAGTATAAAGCTAGTTGGTTAGTCATTaatggaaagatttttatttgGCCCAATTTTGTGAAGACTCTTCATGCTCTATTTAtatcatataaaacaaaaaattcagtaTACTTTTACAAGTATAAATGCTTCTAAAAAAAAGGCACTGTACAACTCTAAATTCAAGGTACAAAAGCAAGTAGGGATATCAGCACACTGCAATCAGCTAAGTGGTCagctaaaggaaaacaaatacagcAACTGtagtaaatgtatttattttgaatgtaataTAAAATGGCTTGGAAAAAGTCTAAATGTTATCCGAAtgattctgattttaaaactggACAAATCTATCAAGTATAAAAATATGTCATTCAATAGTGGGTATTCTCACCTCCCTATTTTTGTCAGAgagatatttacaaaaatttgtCTCGAATTGTGTCTTATTTCTTCCAAGACTTACCTGAGGCTTAATCGAAGTTTTCACCGAAAACCCTGCCACTATGGCataatttcctcttcctccttctagaACTTATTTAGAAACTGTGTAAATAAAGccaatttaatgagaaaatagtgCAACCTGATGTATGGAACTGCCTAAGCAATCTCATCTGCTGGTGCCCCTGCACCTGCCCAGCAGGGCTGGGTGTGACTACAGACCACGGGGTAAATGTCTAACACTGAACTCCGCACACACCTGAAACAGGTGGTGAGGTGCTGCCACTGTCAGGATGTGACATCTGAGAACCCATGCTAGGAAGAGAGCATCATGTGACTTCCAAAGAGCAGCCTGCAAAGGGACTGGTCTGAATTGTACACAGTATAGGGCACAGTGCACAGCACAAGCCTGGCGTGTGCACAAAGTACACGTGGGAAAGACCAACTGCATTCACGAGCATCTAACGCCCTGAGCCTAACTTTGATAAATAAGGACACTAAGACTTTGTGTGAAAAAGAGATTTAGTTGCTTCAAGTTACACAGTGTACACTTTTacatctccatttaaaaaaatttttttagtgtttatttttgagagacatggcacaagtgggggaggggcagagagagagggaggcacagaatctgaagcaggctctgagctgtcagcacacagcccgatgcggggctcgaacccacaagctgtgagatcatgacctgagccaaagtcggatgctcagccgactgaaccacccatgcgcccctacatttccatgtttttaaataagaatttactATTCACTGTGGGGACTACTTACAATTGAAGTGTTCAATCCCAATCAAATTAAATTCTActgagtatatttttatatatctttaggGAACAAGGCTTCCTCCCTAATGACAAAGTATCCAATGTCAAATtttttatgaacaaaataaaagtttataaatattttggcattttagAACTTTTCCTAATACAATCTGAGGTCTAATAAACTCAACAGAAATAGAGATTCGATGGCCAAGATGAATATGCTTCCAGTCTTACCCCTCTCTGGGGGATTTTGTtaacaaaaacaatacaacagCGTCTTTGCATTGACCAAAGCAACCATCATGTTGATCAGATCACACTGACACTTGCAAGTGACCAAAATTAGGTGATAAGCATGTGAGGTGGTGGCAGGGGACAGACAGCCTTATGAAAGGGGGTAAATACGTAAGGTGTGAGGAGGGAAACAGCCGAGAAGCCAATGCTGGTTTAATATTACAGGATTACTTAATCTACCTTGACCTTAAAACCAGAATAATGGGAGGTGAAAAATCAACACCACTCTTATTAGTGAcgttgaagagaaaaaaaaaaatgagcaagggtTTTCACTGATAGGTTATAAGCATTaggcaaaaacaaagacaaaagaagtcaaaTCAAGTCGATacaaatcagtaataaaatataaaaataagacattattaAACTATCATGGATGTTATTCTAGGTCTCAAAATTTGAAAGATACCTAATTAAAATCTTACTCCTCCAAAAAAATCCAAAGTGAAAAAGTATCAATTTTAGTAAAGATAtcaatacatatatgcatatatagataCACAAGAATAATGCAAATAGATTTACAAAGATGTTAATTTGGCACTTTTACTtcgatttttaaagaaagtaaatacaGATTATCTTTGCATAACAAATTTTCATTCTGGAGAAATAGGATTTAGAAATAAAAGGTTCAAACATCTcccttcttaaaaataacattgacACAGATAACTTTACCCGTTAAAACTCCTGGTTGGCAACTTTATAAATCTGTCTTGATATATCTAAATCCACAAGTTTGACAaagtaattttagtttttttttctatcagtgaTACCTGGTTTGTCCACTTTCAGTACATGTACCATTTGGCCAGAAGTCcataaataatattaatgtttTCAATGTAGAAATCTTAAAGTTCTAAAGGGAAGTATTGCTCAGTAGATAAATTCTCCTGGAATTTCTTGTAGCAAAGGTTCCTCAAATTTAAATCGTTTGGAAATGGCCTTttgctccattttctctttttcagactGTCTGCATTGTCCTAAAGTATATGAAGTAAATACAATTAACTCCTCTGTTACAACTGATTCCTCGGTTTCTGGTTTCTGAGTATCTGAATTAATTTCAGGCACAGAATCaccttcttggagtgcatttgcTTCTTCTAATGTCCCTTTCACCTTGAAAGAAGGATCCTGAATACTGCTCTCTGTCAACCACGGATGCTTTAGACATTCTTCAGCTGTGGCTCGATGTCtataaaaagatacacattttacACTTAAGTAGTTTAAAACTTCAATTATAAACTGGAGCataagagaggtgcctgggtggctcaattggtacagcatgagactcttgatctcaaggttgtgagttcaagccccatactcggtgtagagattacttaaaaaaaaaaaaaaaaatcttaaaaaatagtgaatgaataaatctataaatcaacCAATTTAATAAATCAGAACGTAAGGTagatttattgtattatattttggGAGTTATGAAGAGTTAACAAGAATCTTATTGTGATTCCTGGATAAGACTGGAAGTTTTGGTGTTTGTGTGCAATGCCATTCCCAcaatcatgaaaaatattttaagtaaaatgtctCTGAAAAGTCCTTTTGGAAGACCAAACACAGCAGAGGATATCTGTTATACTGAGATGCAGCTTACATTTTCTAGagacattctcatttttttttttttttaatttttttttcaacgttttttatttatttttgggacagagagagacagagcatgaacgggggaggggcagagagagagggagacacagaatcagaaataggctccaggctccgagccatcagcccagagcccgacgcggggctcgaactcacggaccgcgagatcatgacctggctgaagtcggacgcttaaccgactgcgccacccaggcgcccctagagacattctcattttttaaaaaatgtttattcattttttgagagagagagaaagacaaagcactagagggggagggccagagagagagagggagacatagaatccgaagcaggctccaggctctgagctgtcagcacagaatctgacacatggctcaaacccacaaactgtgagattgtgacatgagccgaagtccgatgcttaaccaactgagccacccaggcgctccgaaaCATTCTCAGTTTTGACACTTTTTCTTTCAATAGGTATAATAAGCTCAAGGTCTTATCTAGCTTAATGTCTACACTTTTGTGTTTCAGTTTAACCTGCTTTTGTTCAGAGCATACTAAAAAATTGACAAAGATCAGTATTAACTAATACTTACTCAGGTTTCTTAACTAAAAGTGTCTTAATGAAGTTAATAGCAGACTCAGACACAACATCAAATTCTTCCTCAGAATAGCTTAAGTTCATCTGAGAGATGTTTAGGAACGTTTCTTGTTTATCATCACCTAAGAAAGGCGATACTCCCGTAAGCATGACGTATGTTAACACTCCAATGCTCCTAAATCAgaatgaaaatgtaagaaaaattagtgacttattcatttcttgaaactaatttgattaattttttcataaatagctCTTACCACATATCTGTTGCCATGCTGATAGGATCATAACTAAGAATTTCAGGAGCTAGTatcagaaacagaagaaaacatttaggtGTGTGAAACAAATTCCTAATTTGCTTTTCaagataaaagttttttttaaaacccaccaGAAATTCTAAGACACTATTCAAGATTTGGGctaaaataagttaacattatatatattgtataaattaATCTGAATTATTATAAAGTCTAACTAGATAtaattaacttgtttatttttcacaccTGCACCCTCCATTGTTGggtcttaatatttttaaaatatctgaatgcATAAATAGTGTAATAGAAACTGATAACTGACACCTTTCTCTTCCCATATCCTCTATAATCATGCATTGTATCTAACAGATTACTACTTTCAAATCTTTCTCAATGCATCTGTGACTCTCCTTCCCTACCTCCCACCCTAGTCGAGGGTACTTTCCCCTCCTGACTTCCCCATTCATTCCACATGCCTGATCTATTTTCCATGCTGTAGCTTTAAAAGGTCTACCCACTGACAAAAAGTCAGccaacaaagttaaaaaaaaaaaaaaaaaaaaaaaaaaaaagagccctggGCATTCTCAGATGACATGCATCACACACAAAGACAACAAAGTTGCCTCTGTGGAGTTTGTAAAAAACAAGTTTGCtttgataatatttaattaaactgCTGTCACACATACAGCAATAGAAAGACATTcgcaaatgtttaaaaacttagGAGAGGTTTATGAAAACctcctttaaagaaaaacctACTCATTGATACAATCCAGTCAaccaaaagattattttttttcaaaaatatgcaaATAGGAAGAAAAGATAGGCAATCAAGTACTGGATCCATTTAAAAACAGGGGGGAATGAAGATGTTCCAATTCtaggaaaagacaaaacagtCAAGTCACATATTCATTACTGGTTGGGGACAACCTTCTCCCCTCGTCCGTCCCCTGAATATGAGGAATGACAGGTTGGGAGAAAATGTTAAGTAGGTTAAATTTCCTCAACTTCTACTTCTGAAACTGACTTGTGGAACAGAAGCTACaagtattatttaaaactttatcagtaaaacaatttttaatagttcaaatttaaaagttttaaaagaaactactagaaaatttaaaatgaaatgcataGCATCCAAATTACtggagggaaaaaagtaaaataagagacCATAGAGCAAAAGATGGTGGgaagaccatatgatttcactcatttgtggaatttaagaaacaaaacagatgaacataggggaagggaaggaaaaataaaataagataaaaacagagggaggcaaaccataaaagagactcttaactacagagaacaaactgagggttgctggatgggaggtgggcagggagccggggggcgggggatgaGCTAAAGgctgataggcattaaggagggcacttgtgatgagcactgggtgttgtatacaagtgatgaatcactaaattctactcctgaaactaagaTTAttagtatgttaactaactagaatttaaataaaaacttgaaacattaaaaaaagatagtggGAAGAGGGggtaggaaataaaaacagcttcCTTTTTTGTGATTATATGCTGAACACTGATATAAGAGCTTGGTATAGCAAATCCAATAAGGCAGTATTATGGCCCCATGTTATGGACAGAGGAATGAGAGGTACAGAGATTTCAGTACTGAGGTCACATACACAGCCAGTAGATAGCATACCGTTCCCAGGCAGGTGATACTGTGTAGAAAACAAGGTGGGAGTCTTACACTCATCGCTAAAAGTCcatgaaagaaagaggagaggcccccttgtttttctttattatatacttttgaaTCATTTAATTGGGATTAGTTGTTTGGGATTGGgtttgtattacttttataacaaagatacttctattttttggagggaaaaaaaagctctcttggtagaaaatttagaatttaccaaagaacagaaagcataaaacaaaacaaaactcattcaGGGCAATAATTACTATAAGATTCTTAGCTCGCAACCCTTCATTCTAGTTTATAATGCTCTAAACTGGCCGAAATATCTGGACTACCTCTTTCCCAGATGAAGCCCTATTAAGCCACATTCTTAAACCTTACTTTGTGGTCATGACACTTGCTGAAATTTAAGTATTCTAGCCACAAAGAATACATcaactgggatgagcactgggtgttgtatggaaaccaatttgacagtaaatttcatatattaaaaaaaaaaaaaaaaagaatacatcaacattttcaaggttgtttttctGCCTGTGATATCATTTATTACCTAACTAAAGATCTGTTTCAAATTgtagaacttatttttttatgtttatttttgagacagagagagagagagggagagagagacagagagtgtaagcagggcagagagagggggggacagagaatctgtcagcacagagactgatgcggggcttgatctcacaagttcatgacctgtgccaaacacacatgcttaactgactgagccacccaggcgcctctcaaatCGCAGGACTTATGTTAAagctttgagttatttttttgtaCTATCATTGCCAAACAGCTTGGTTTTCCTCAACCCTATCGTCCTCCCAGCCTTGTGTCCTTGGAATTAACTTTCCCCTGTAAACAAAGTCCCGCTATCCTCCACTCCTTCAAGAATGACTTTCACTGTCTCTTCTGTGAAAGGAGGCCTAGGCCGCCCCAAACCCCGTAAAATGCAGCCTGTCTGCCCACCTGACACTTCTACTGTCAGGTAAATATGCTTCCCTTCAGGCATGGGCCCTGGGTGCTTGCTGTCATCGGACACAAAAACTATCCTCCTTAACCTGCCTGCCATCACCTCTGACAACTTCCACACTCGTGTTCATGACCCATGCAGCCACCAGCATATCCATGCTTCTTGACCTACAGGTCTAAAGAGCTGCCCTTCCACAGCTACATCCAAGGCCTTAAAATTACAAAGGGCTGTTTCAtctctgaaattttaaatgttgatattaTAATCTCTGGTCACAACCTTTAGATTATTTCACTGCCTTGCTCTGCTTACAgatatcttttttgttgttgttgttactcatTCAAACCACTATTCTTTTGCATcctatttttcttccagtttatcAAAAAGGTCAAAAAGgtcatagtttatttatttttgtaccaaACGTAAGAGCCACAGTTCATCACTTCAGCTGCTCTCTTACTAGTACCTTCACAGtttaatctcctttttctttctggcagAGGCTCTCAACCTTGTATCAATCCAACAAAATACCTCTGTTTCACACATCTATGGAATTGCAGGGCTTGCAATTACTTTAACAATGTTTACTGAACTTGAAATTCTTTAAAGGCCCTTACTTGTTTAATATCCTCCCACTTTCAGATAATATGATATCCTACACTTTGTGAAGAAAAtcctcttctattctttttaGAAGTAATACCTTCAAATTCAGTTAGCCTTTCGGGAAAGGGATCATCAGTTTGGTACCTTAAAGtttaccatttttatatttaatacaaagGAAGGAGTCTCTGATGGCAGAATTTTAACATAGCAGATGGCTGGCCCCACTATTAATCATGCCACATGTGAATTTGCTAATGAAGATGATGCCTGACCCCAAACACACAACACAACCCAGTCTTATGAATACTTACCCACATATTCAGGAGTACCCATAATTTCTCGGAGCTCTTCACTGTTCTTCATTATTCTTGAAAGACCAAAATCAACTATCTTAATGTCACCCAGTGGAGATTCACTTGTCAGCAGAATATTCTGAGGCTAAAAACATAACATCCCACTCTCCAAATTAATGAAACCATGACTGAATAGAAAGAGCAAGTAGTGCATAAAACATACACATTTCAACTGTGAAACTGAAATTGACAAATTTAACAATAAGCAGTCattcattaagcaaatatttttacaatGTACTTACGATGTGTAAGGAAACAGGCCTTGTACAATCTCCTTCTTTACACTGGCTCCTGCTCAGACCATAAATGTGCATCTAcccctattttaaaaacaagaccaAGCTACTCATAAAGGAATCCCCTATGACTCTGCATTTCTTTCTAGCCAACATACTTATTGCTATTCCCTCACTTCTCAATGCAGTTGATTCTGGATTTTGCCCCCTCTCCTAGATCTGTCCTAAGAtcataaaatctttaataatcAAAGACCCACCAAATCAATGGATGTCTTTTAGGCACCATTTTATACACACTGATTGCTACATAATGTACTACTGGCAACCATCCTTATATGCCCTCTTGGACATTTTCCTCCTCAATAGATCCCTCACTgttttcttaggatttttttcccttctttccttttaaatattggTGTTGCCCCAGATCTCTTGCCTACTGGCCCTCTATCTTTCAGCAATCTCATCTACTATCAAGGCTTCAGCTACCACTTACCTGCTGATGACCTCTATCTACCTTCTACCCTAAGCCCCCTGCCGACTCATAGCTCCAATTAAAATCTATCTTGTCATTTGGCTGAAATGGGCCACACCTTCAGCTCCCACTACTGAGCAAAGGCCATCAGTTCAGTAAACACCTCAAGAACAGGTTCTTCCTTCAAACCCCACTAAACCCATGCCTCCCCTTCTGTACTCCCAGTCTCAATGCCCAGCTCAGCAACTAGGGAATCATCCTACAGTAGTTCATCTCCTTCATTTTCAACCATGTCTCACCCTTAGTGAAGTCACTGGCATGCCAATGCTATTTCTTAAATTGCAAAAAACCTGCTGCTTAAAGTTTGggctttcattatttcttacCTGGACTACTAACCTCCTGCCTCTAACTGCCCCCACCTTCAATCCATCCTTCACTGTACAACGATCTCATCATAATGTAAGTCTGATCATGATACTGATGCTAGTCCTCACCAATGGACACACTCTCAAATGGGATGTATTTGACCATGGGTGAGAGAGAACTACCCAAGGCCACAAAATCAATAAGGTTCATATTCctggagtcattttttttttttttttaacccaaatgaAAATAACCTAAGACACTTTTACATAAAAAGTCAAACAGATATATTATGGACTAGAATATAAAATTCATTAGAATTTTTGAAATGGCACTTGAAAGAAAAGTTTGTGTTGCTTCAGAAAGTCTACACTGTCTTCTGCCATTAAGAAAATTTCCAAAGATAAATTGAGAAGCACCAGTACTAACAAAGTATAAATACCTCACTGTAGCACGACAAGTGTTTTATAACCCAGCTTCTGCTTCCTCTCTAAGATTAACCTTCTGCCACTATTCTGTAGGCAATCTGTGTTCCAAATCCAACAAGCTGTAATCCCTAAACAAGATGTGCACTCCCACATCTTATGCTTTTGCATTATGTATTGCCTTTTCTCAGGAAGCTCTCTCCCGGACAAATTTAGTTTCGTCATTCACTCCATGCATGGTGGCTCTCAACAAAGCACTGATTCCTCAATAAAGCCTTTTCTGATGCCCCCTCTGGTCTTCCAGGGAGGGTTTGATGCCTGACCCCTCTCTATTCCACAACATCTTATACATAGCAAACTTATCCCACTATTTAGCTAattgtatttttctgtcttctccatcaCACTGTGGTTCTCCAGAGTTTTACAATGAATGTtaacatttcctttccttccatgcATATTCAACCACTCCACTGGGCTTCTGTGTCCTCATTCCTCTACCGCAGGTCACTAAAATCCAGCGACGTATTTCCATGCTTTCTGGACTACCACCTTAGCAATGCTTGGCATTGCCGCCACTCCTTCCTTGTTTACAAACTctttttctcttggcttccagAACAAACACTACCCTGGTCTTCCTCCTAatactctggctgctgtgtgtgtCTCCTCATCTTCCTTTAACTGGGCCATTAAATGGTGGGTTTCTCACAGCCTGATCTTGAGGCTTTTTGCTCTTTTCACTCCACACTCTCACTTCACACAAGGTATCTGTACCCAAGGCTTAATTATCACCTATACATTAGGAGTCACAGATTTTATCTCTGGCTCAGACTCTTCAACCGCTTACCTAATCTCTCTCCTTTGATGTCTCAAGGCTATCTCGAATTCAACATGCCCAAACCAGACTCCTATTTTCCCTCCCAAATCAGATTTCCTGTATGTCAATGGTCATTACACCCCAGGGAATGCCATCCTCACCCAGCAGGGTAGAAGAAAACACTAAGAATCACCTTCGtcattcctctctccccactttcTCCTCATTTAACTAACATGTCACCATATCCTACtgattttaaatcataaatgtaaGCACTTCTAAACTTTACTTATTTCTCTCCAACTAGAGAACAATCATTCAAGCTACCATCAATTTTTGCTTAATTGCAACAGACCCTAAATGGTTTGCTAGGATCTATTTTGCCCATACTTAGCCAGAAGGAGCTTTTGCACTATATAAATTTGATTGGTCACCCCCCTGCCTAAACCCTTCAGTAGCTTCCCATTACTCTTAACTTccaaatgtatttggaagctgCTAATTCGAGCTCCTGCCTAGCTCTCCAGCCTCATTATCAACTTGCTGCCCTTGGCCCAGGGACAGTGAGTCTCAATGGACACTGTTCAGTCTCTCCTACttgccatgctctctctcacaaaagtaTCTTTGTATActttttccccattcttcttTTCCTGGTGTCAACTTGCTGGGAAGACCCAGGAGGGCAGTGAAGCAGATTCTAACAATGTTCAACA from Panthera leo isolate Ple1 chromosome A2, P.leo_Ple1_pat1.1, whole genome shotgun sequence includes:
- the STK17A gene encoding serine/threonine-protein kinase 17A isoform X3, translating into MGKFAVVRKCIKKDSGKEFAAKFMRKRRKGQDCRMEIIHEIAVLELAQDNPWVINLHEVYETPSEMILVLEYAAGGEIFDQCVADREDAFKEKDVQRLMRQILEGVRFLHAHNVVHLDLKPQNILLTSESPLGDIKIVDFGLSRIMKNSEELREIMGTPEYVAPEILSYDPISMATDMWSIGVLTYVMLTGVSPFLGDDKQETFLNISQMNLSYSEEEFDVVSESAINFIKTLLVKKPEHRATAEECLKHPWLTESSIQDPSFKVKGTLEEANALQEGDSVPEINSDTQKPETEESVVTEELIVFTSYTLGQCRQSEKEKMEQKAISKRFKFEEPLLQEIPGEFIY
- the STK17A gene encoding serine/threonine-protein kinase 17A isoform X2; amino-acid sequence: MIPLEKPGSRGSPSAAASGAGRSLGAPRRPPPPPQARGLLTEIRTAVRTEPFQDGYSLSPGRELGRGKFAVVRKCIKKDSGKEFAAKFMRKRRKGQDCRMEIIHEIAVLELAQDNPWVINLHEVYETPSEMILVLEYAAGGEIFDQCVADREDAFKEKDVQRLMRQILEGVRFLHAHNVVHLDLKPQNILLTSESPLGDIKIVDFGLSRIMKNSEELREIMGTPEYVAPEILSYDPISMATDMWSIGVLTYVMLTGVSPFLGDDKQETFLNISQMNLSYSEEEFDVVSESAINFIKTLLVKKPEHRATAEECLKHPWLTESSIQDPSFKVKGTLEEANALQEGQCRQSEKEKMEQKAISKRFKFEEPLLQEIPGEFIY
- the STK17A gene encoding serine/threonine-protein kinase 17A isoform X1; protein product: MIPLEKPGSRGSPSAAASGAGRSLGAPRRPPPPPQARGLLTEIRTAVRTEPFQDGYSLSPGRELGRGKFAVVRKCIKKDSGKEFAAKFMRKRRKGQDCRMEIIHEIAVLELAQDNPWVINLHEVYETPSEMILVLEYAAGGEIFDQCVADREDAFKEKDVQRLMRQILEGVRFLHAHNVVHLDLKPQNILLTSESPLGDIKIVDFGLSRIMKNSEELREIMGTPEYVAPEILSYDPISMATDMWSIGVLTYVMLTGVSPFLGDDKQETFLNISQMNLSYSEEEFDVVSESAINFIKTLLVKKPEHRATAEECLKHPWLTESSIQDPSFKVKGTLEEANALQEGDSVPEINSDTQKPETEESVVTEELIVFTSYTLGQCRQSEKEKMEQKAISKRFKFEEPLLQEIPGEFIY